The Chitinophaga sp. H8 genome contains a region encoding:
- a CDS encoding sugar transferase, whose translation MIYNLPLRLPVRKEKSRARVITLPGINAMSFNLSIGSSKAYGHILSQTGLLAITVNDIAVVKRVLKERMHTNGLPGYIIFNLDQLSGIFKPFLEYVQSSNELRKIPLFVYKETVNKADKDKLIAAGGIDGIITANTNVESFNSTLLFAQKIKQLSAAGQAEARTSATVGVKGSAAMASYVAKRLFDICVSGTLLILASPLFLVIAVIIKLESKGAIFYAAPRAGKRYQVFKFYKFRTMVADADKQVKSLTHLNQYDANDESGPVFFKLTNDPRVTKFGAFLRNTSLDEIPQLVNVLKGDMSLVGNRPLPLYEAATLTTDKYAERFIAPAGITGLWQVKKRGKKEMSVDERIGLDIDYAKKHSFFYDMRILANTPGALIQKENV comes from the coding sequence ATGATTTACAATTTACCACTACGTTTACCGGTAAGAAAAGAGAAGTCGCGGGCACGCGTCATCACGCTACCGGGTATAAATGCCATGTCATTCAATTTATCAATTGGCAGCAGCAAGGCGTACGGTCATATTTTATCTCAAACAGGATTATTGGCGATTACGGTAAATGATATCGCTGTAGTGAAAAGAGTGTTAAAGGAAAGAATGCATACCAATGGATTGCCCGGGTATATTATTTTCAACCTGGATCAGCTATCCGGCATTTTCAAACCTTTTCTGGAATATGTACAAAGCAGTAATGAACTGCGTAAAATTCCATTGTTTGTATACAAAGAAACCGTTAACAAAGCCGATAAAGATAAGCTCATCGCAGCTGGTGGTATTGATGGTATTATTACAGCTAATACCAATGTGGAATCATTTAATAGTACCCTGTTATTTGCGCAGAAAATAAAACAATTATCCGCTGCAGGGCAGGCAGAGGCACGGACATCGGCCACTGTGGGAGTGAAAGGAAGTGCTGCCATGGCCAGTTATGTTGCCAAGCGGTTATTTGATATCTGTGTGTCCGGTACCTTACTGATACTGGCCAGTCCGTTATTCCTGGTAATCGCCGTGATTATCAAGCTGGAATCAAAAGGAGCCATATTTTATGCAGCTCCCCGTGCAGGAAAACGCTATCAGGTGTTTAAGTTCTATAAATTCAGGACCATGGTAGCTGATGCAGATAAGCAGGTGAAAAGCCTGACACATCTGAACCAATATGATGCGAACGATGAGAGTGGCCCTGTTTTCTTTAAACTTACCAATGATCCCAGGGTAACGAAGTTTGGGGCCTTTTTAAGAAATACCAGCCTGGACGAAATTCCACAGTTGGTGAATGTGTTGAAAGGAGATATGTCTTTGGTAGGAAACCGTCCGTTACCGCTTTATGAAGCAGCCACACTTACTACAGATAAATATGCGGAAAGATTTATAGCACCTGCCGGCATTACCGGATTGTGGCAGGTAAAGAAAAGAGGCAAAAAAGAAATGAGTGTAGATGAACGTATCGGACTGGATATTGATTATGCGAAAAAACACTCCTTCTTTTATGATATGCGTATCCTGGCAAACACACCTGGTGCCCTGATACAGAAAGAGAACGTATAG
- a CDS encoding class I SAM-dependent methyltransferase — protein sequence MSTIKNLLKQTALPVYLELRGLYYQGNKVECPCCKGKFSRFLEIGYNRRPAQCPKCRSNERDRTFWLFLERYPGFLFPGIKMLHVAPEEIFYKRFSKDPSIQYTAGDKFVNSYENTYPDDTIYLDITDMEGIADNTYDVILCSHVMGCIPDDWKAFREMLRVLKPGGKAIIQVPVREDLAVTEEDLSLTDSNQRISRFGDPNYVRFYGRDYDQRLAAQGFKTNFIPLTDMLTDEEIVRYGLVRTDEIHLCSK from the coding sequence ATGAGTACCATAAAGAATCTGTTAAAACAGACCGCATTGCCGGTGTATCTCGAACTACGGGGGTTATACTACCAGGGCAATAAAGTGGAATGCCCCTGCTGTAAAGGCAAATTCTCCAGGTTCCTGGAGATTGGTTACAACAGACGTCCCGCACAATGCCCCAAATGCAGATCCAATGAAAGGGACAGAACCTTCTGGCTATTCCTGGAACGGTACCCTGGTTTCTTATTTCCCGGTATAAAAATGTTACATGTTGCTCCGGAAGAAATATTCTACAAGCGCTTCAGTAAAGATCCGTCCATACAATATACGGCTGGTGATAAATTTGTAAACAGCTACGAAAACACTTATCCGGATGATACCATCTACCTGGACATTACGGATATGGAAGGTATTGCAGATAATACCTACGATGTTATTCTATGCAGCCATGTGATGGGATGTATTCCCGACGACTGGAAAGCTTTCCGGGAAATGCTCCGGGTGCTGAAACCAGGCGGAAAGGCCATCATACAGGTACCTGTAAGAGAAGATCTGGCAGTTACTGAAGAGGATCTGTCTTTGACCGACAGCAACCAGCGCATCAGCCGGTTTGGAGATCCCAACTACGTACGGTTTTATGGCAGGGACTACGACCAGCGATTAGCCGCCCAGGGCTTTAAGACTAATTTTATACCCCTTACCGACATGCTGACCGATGAGGAAATCGTGCGTTATGGATTGGTAAGAACAGACGAAATTCACTTATGCAGCAAGTAA
- a CDS encoding glycosyltransferase family 2 protein, which produces MEPHLQPLVSIIALNYNQTTVTCEFLESTKKLTYRNFETILVDNGSNVNPTAQLKAGNYPNLKILLSEKNLGFTGGNNLGMLHAKGDFIFIVNNDTEVTPDLIERLLEPFYEDSTIGVVCPKIRFFHHPNIIQYAGFHKMNLLTGRTWAVGSKEEDKGQHDGSGPTHCAHGAAMMVKREVIEKVGMFADKFFIYYEESDWSARIIRAGYKIYYNGKGLIFHKESITMGKESAVKVYYHTRNRILYMRRNTNKFQLAGFLMFFTFFTFPKSVLRYTLKGQFEHLKSFLRGTFWNVTTSSYSPV; this is translated from the coding sequence ATGGAACCACATTTACAACCACTGGTATCAATTATTGCATTAAACTATAACCAAACCACTGTTACCTGCGAATTCCTGGAATCTACCAAAAAGTTGACCTACAGAAATTTTGAAACAATCCTGGTAGACAATGGCTCTAACGTAAACCCGACAGCACAGTTAAAAGCAGGGAATTATCCCAATCTGAAGATTTTATTAAGCGAAAAGAATCTGGGCTTTACAGGGGGGAATAACCTGGGCATGCTGCATGCCAAGGGAGATTTCATATTTATCGTAAATAATGATACAGAGGTAACACCTGATTTAATTGAACGGCTGCTTGAACCATTCTACGAAGACAGTACCATTGGCGTAGTGTGCCCCAAGATCCGCTTCTTTCATCATCCCAATATTATTCAATATGCAGGCTTTCACAAAATGAACCTGCTTACCGGAAGAACCTGGGCGGTAGGAAGTAAGGAAGAAGATAAAGGACAACATGATGGTTCCGGACCTACCCATTGCGCACATGGTGCTGCCATGATGGTAAAACGGGAAGTGATTGAAAAAGTGGGCATGTTTGCCGACAAGTTCTTTATCTATTATGAAGAGTCAGACTGGTCTGCCAGAATTATCCGTGCAGGCTACAAAATATATTATAACGGTAAGGGATTGATCTTCCATAAGGAGTCTATTACCATGGGAAAAGAAAGTGCGGTAAAGGTATATTATCATACCCGTAACCGTATCCTGTATATGCGCAGAAACACAAATAAATTTCAACTGGCTGGTTTTCTGATGTTCTTTACTTTTTTCACTTTCCCTAAATCAGTATTGCGCTATACTTTGAAAGGGCAGTTTGAACACCTGAAATCATTTCTCAGGGGTACATTCTGGAATGTAACCACATCAAGCTATTCACCAGTTTAA
- a CDS encoding glycosyltransferase family 2 protein, which yields MKALILLFFCSFFVLFYNYVGYGLLLYILVRCKRAFSRKQTLPASPMPEVTLVIAAYNEEDFIARKIQNTLELDYPEDKLKVIMITDGSTDRTPDIIRPYKRVQLMHQPERNGKTAALNRAMQEVDTPIVVFCDANTLLNKAAILHLVKHYEDPTIGGVAGEKKVLQGENDGAAGMEGVYWKYESTLKKLDAALYTVVGAAGELFSIRTALYQPVEQDVILDDFIISLRIAQAGYRIAYAPDAYAMEAPSFSIAEEHKRKVRISAGGFQSIIKLAPLLNIFKYPLLSFQYISHRVLRWTLSPLSLPVMLITNALLVWNGMGGWYLLMLVAQVAFYLLAIGGYFLATRSIKIKIFYIPFYFLFMNVAIYEGFFRYIRKRQSAVWEKAARSTAAVS from the coding sequence ATGAAAGCATTGATACTATTGTTTTTTTGCAGTTTTTTCGTCCTGTTTTACAATTATGTAGGCTATGGACTGCTGTTATATATATTAGTCAGATGTAAGCGTGCGTTTTCCCGGAAACAAACATTACCTGCCTCCCCTATGCCGGAGGTTACCCTGGTGATTGCAGCTTACAATGAAGAGGATTTTATTGCCCGGAAGATACAGAATACGCTGGAACTGGACTATCCCGAAGACAAACTTAAAGTAATCATGATCACAGACGGCTCTACGGACCGCACACCTGATATTATCCGCCCTTATAAAAGGGTACAATTGATGCATCAGCCGGAACGGAACGGTAAAACGGCTGCATTGAACAGGGCTATGCAGGAGGTAGACACCCCTATTGTTGTTTTTTGTGACGCTAATACCTTACTGAATAAAGCTGCTATCCTTCACCTGGTGAAACACTATGAAGATCCTACTATCGGGGGAGTAGCCGGTGAGAAGAAGGTATTACAAGGCGAAAATGATGGTGCTGCAGGTATGGAAGGCGTTTACTGGAAATATGAATCTACCCTGAAAAAGCTGGATGCAGCGCTGTACACTGTAGTAGGCGCTGCCGGAGAGCTGTTTTCCATCCGTACCGCCTTATACCAGCCGGTGGAACAGGATGTGATACTGGATGATTTTATTATTTCCCTGCGGATTGCGCAGGCTGGCTACCGGATTGCCTATGCACCGGATGCATATGCCATGGAGGCCCCCTCCTTTTCTATAGCAGAAGAGCACAAACGGAAAGTTCGTATCAGCGCCGGCGGATTCCAGTCCATTATAAAACTGGCCCCCTTGCTGAACATATTCAAATACCCCCTGTTATCCTTTCAGTATATTTCACACCGGGTGCTACGCTGGACGCTTAGTCCGCTGAGCCTGCCCGTAATGCTGATTACAAATGCACTGCTGGTGTGGAATGGCATGGGGGGATGGTACTTATTGATGCTGGTAGCACAGGTTGCCTTCTATCTGCTGGCCATAGGAGGATATTTTCTGGCAACCCGCTCCATAAAAATCAAAATCTTTTATATACCTTTTTATTTTCTGTTTATGAATGTAGCTATTTATGAGGGCTTTTTCCGGTATATCCGTAAGCGGCAATCCGCAGTATGGGAGAAAGCAGCCCGAAGTACGGCTGCGGTTTCATGA
- a CDS encoding acyltransferase produces MQQVISTTPTPINVTASGMQAPAGTGKSFLNYIHYFRGISILYVVAAHPLLKWPEGDPTQRILHIIFQNSTVMFIFIAGYLFQHLSKNFEYKSYLIKKVQNVICPYLIVSIPILIYRIIYKDVPGFTLAVHPDFATFPIGRQITYYMLHGAHMQQLWFVPMISLFYLGSPLLIYMDRHPRLYWLLIPLFFVSLFIIQRAALAETFKMAAHFLSAYIFGMLLSHYKDRFMEIAKKYWLLITVLAFASVIVNFYMPAKYYDTVDYTQKILFCCFYIYWLWKLDKYVPKILGLFASLSFGIFFFHYHFVLLQRRISYMFYGHEMPGTLLNWILCYLSIIIPTVLLLLLAKRILGKNSKYFIGC; encoded by the coding sequence ATGCAGCAAGTAATCAGCACTACGCCAACACCCATCAATGTGACCGCAAGCGGTATGCAGGCACCAGCCGGTACAGGCAAGTCATTTTTGAATTACATCCATTATTTCAGAGGGATATCCATCTTGTATGTGGTGGCTGCCCATCCACTGCTGAAGTGGCCCGAAGGCGATCCAACACAGCGTATACTGCATATCATCTTCCAGAACTCTACCGTGATGTTTATTTTCATTGCGGGGTACCTGTTTCAGCATCTTTCCAAAAACTTTGAATACAAGTCTTACCTGATCAAAAAAGTGCAGAACGTGATCTGCCCTTACCTGATCGTATCTATCCCTATTCTTATCTATCGCATTATCTACAAGGATGTACCCGGGTTTACCCTGGCGGTACATCCTGATTTTGCGACCTTCCCCATCGGCAGGCAGATTACGTACTATATGCTGCATGGGGCCCACATGCAACAGCTATGGTTTGTGCCGATGATCTCGCTGTTTTATCTGGGCTCGCCGCTCCTGATTTATATGGACCGGCATCCCCGGCTATATTGGCTGTTGATACCACTGTTCTTTGTATCGCTCTTTATTATTCAGCGGGCAGCCCTCGCAGAAACCTTCAAAATGGCCGCCCACTTCCTGTCGGCTTATATTTTTGGTATGCTGCTAAGCCATTACAAAGACCGGTTTATGGAAATTGCCAAAAAATACTGGCTGCTGATTACAGTACTGGCCTTTGCCAGCGTAATAGTCAACTTTTATATGCCGGCAAAATACTATGATACGGTAGACTATACCCAAAAGATCCTTTTCTGCTGCTTCTACATTTACTGGCTCTGGAAACTGGATAAGTATGTTCCCAAAATACTGGGCTTATTTGCCTCACTGAGTTTTGGGATCTTCTTTTTCCACTACCATTTTGTGCTACTGCAGCGACGGATCAGTTATATGTTCTATGGACATGAAATGCCGGGTACTTTACTGAACTGGATTTTGTGCTATCTGTCCATTATTATCCCAACTGTATTACTGCTTTTATTAGCCAAAAGGATACTTGGTAAAAATAGTAAATACTTTATAGGCTGTTAA
- a CDS encoding response regulator encodes MKKTILIIDDSAPIRYLLETFLGRKYKVVSAIDGLSAMLWLAKGNKPDLIITDIQMPNIDGWELIGHLNSNELYNDVPVIVLSGTEAPQGDSSYKTIDFIRKPFDPINLMSTVDRNMQQLTINAVTA; translated from the coding sequence ATGAAAAAAACAATACTGATTATTGATGATAGTGCACCGATACGTTATTTATTGGAAACATTCCTTGGCAGAAAATACAAAGTGGTGTCTGCTATAGACGGACTGAGCGCAATGCTCTGGCTGGCTAAAGGGAATAAACCAGACCTTATTATTACGGACATCCAGATGCCCAATATTGATGGCTGGGAACTTATCGGACATCTGAATAGTAATGAACTGTATAATGATGTACCCGTAATTGTTTTATCAGGCACAGAAGCACCTCAGGGTGATTCCTCGTATAAAACAATTGATTTTATCAGAAAGCCTTTTGACCCAATCAACCTGATGTCAACAGTTGATAGAAATATGCAACAGTTAACCATCAATGCGGTTACTGCCTGA